In the genome of Crassaminicella thermophila, the window TGGAAAAATCAATTTGAAAATGAAAAGGTTAATGCAAAAGAAAGTACGTTTACTTCTATTTGGACTGACTGCGAACCTAATATTCGGATAATAGATTTTCCAAATTTAAAACAAGAGATTATTGATAGATATAAAAAGTCAACTCCTAATTTTAATATTGATGAGCAAGAATTTGGAGAAAGAAGTGTTGTATTAGAGACAAAGACAAAATACCGTTTAGGTGCTGTGATTCCAACAAATATTAAATTATATGATTATCAAATTGAAGCAATTGATAAATGGGAGAAGCAGGATTTCAAAGGAATCTTTGATATGGCAACAGGAACAGGAAAGACATTTACAGGACTAGGAGCAGTTGCAAGATTGTCAGAAAAATTAGATGACAGATTAGCAGTAGTAATTGTATGTCCTTATCAGCACCTAGTTGAACAATGGGTAGAAGATGCAAAAAACTTTAATATAATGCCTATAATAGGTTATAGTAATTCCCCTCAAAAGGATTGGAAAAAAAGATTATCAACTTCGGTAAGGAATCAAAAATTAAAAGTAAGAGGTAGAGATTTTTTTACATTTATATGTACTAATGCAACTTTTAAGTCAAAAATAGTACAAGAACAAATTTCCAAAATAAAAAACAACTTATTATTAGTAGTTGATGAGGCACACAATTTTGGAACAGAAGGAATAAGAAATCTTTTAGATGATAGATTTACATATAGATTAGCATTGTCGGCCACTCTAGAACGACACAATGATGAAGAAGGAACTCAAAAATTATATAACTATTTTGGAGAAAAGTGTATTGAATATTCGTTGGAACAAGCTATTAAAGAAAAAAAATTAACCCCATATAAATATTATCCTGTAGTTACGACACTTACAGAAGATGAAAGAGAAATATACTCTAAATTATCATATGAGATGTCAAGAAATTTAATTAAAGGTAAAAATGGTAAATTGAAATTAAGTAAATATGGTGAAATTTTAGCTTTAAAAAGAGCTAGAATTGTTGCAGCAGCGAAGGAAAAAATAGATGTGTTGAGAGAAAAGATAGTTCCATATAAGAATGACAGCTATATTTTGGTTTATTGTGGTATAGCTAATGTTATAGATGATAATCAAGATTATTCTATAGTTGATGAGTGTGATTTAAGACAAATAGATGTTGTTACAAATTTATTGGGGAATGAGCTTAATATGAAAGTTTCCCAATTTACGTCTAAAGAAGATATAGAAGAAAGAAAAATTTTAAAAGAACAATTTGCAAAAGGTGAGCAACTACAAGCTTTAATTGCAATTAAATGTTTAGATGAGGGTGTAAATATACCTAAGATAAAAACAGCTTTTATATTAGCAAGTACAACTAATCCAAAGGAATATATTCAAAGGAGGGGGAGAGTTTTAAGACGTGCAGAGGGGAAAGATTTTGCTGAAATATATGATTTTATAACTTTACCAAGACCTCTTGATGAAGTATCTTCATTAACGATAGAAGAAATGAAAAGAGATATTTCATTAGTTCAAAATGAAATAGTAAGAATGGAAGAGTTTGGACGTATTTCTATGAATGCTATGGATTCATATTCTTTGATATGGGAAATAAGAGAACTATATGGACTGAATGATAGAGATTTAGAATTTATACAAGATATTTAGGGGGGGATATTATGGCAAATGTAAATGGTATTGAAATTGATGAAAAAAAAGCACAAAGATTGTTAAAAAAACTTATTCTAATGGAAAAAAATAATATAAGAACCAAACAAAATAGTGATCCAGATATGGTTAAAAAAATCAAGAAAATGATTGAGGAGGAAGTAGGATGTTACTAAAGTCGCTGAAATTATCAAATTTTAGACAGTTTAGAAATGAAGAAGTACAATTTTCTACAGACTCAGATAAAAATGTAACAATTATTATAGGAGAGAATGGAACAGGGAAAACAACATTTTCTCAAGCGTTTTTTTGGTGTTTATATGGTGATGTTGACTTTAAAGATAAATCAATGCTTAATAAAATAGTTGCGTCAGAATTAACACCGGATAAAAGTGCAACTGTAAAAGTTATATTGTCACTTATACATGCAGGAACAGAATATGAAATAATAAGAGAACAAGTTTACAAAATAAATTATTCAGGAAAATTAAAAGGTTTAAACTCTACATTAAATATTCAGTATAAGAAAAATGGACAACAAGAATTTTTAAAACCTCTTGAGATAGAGCCAAGAATAAAAGAAATATTGCCGAAAGAATTATCTAAGTATTTTTTCTTTGATGGAGAAAGAATTGAAAAAATGAGTAAAGAAATTCAAAGTGGTCGAAAAAGCTATGAATTTGCACAAGCAGTTAGAGGATTATTAGGTTTAAGTGCATTTATTTCTGCCTTAGAACATCTGAAACCTACTTCAAAAGGTGTTATTGGAAGTTATGAGAATAGTTATGATGCAAAAAGTAATATAAATATAGCCAGATATACTGATGAAATTGATAAATACAAAACTCAGCTTGAAAAAATAGAAAATAGATTAAAAGAAATAGAAAATGAAATTCTAAAATCAGAAGATAGAAAGAAGGAATTAGAAAAAATAATACAAAAATATGCAGAAGGTGAAAAACTACAAAATCAAAAGAAGAATTTGATTAACAAAAGATCAAGCACACTAAATTCAAAGAGAATAACAATAGATAAATTGCTTAGAGAATTTAATGATAAAGCATCTTCATATTTTGCAAGATCTATGATAAAAAAATCATTGGAAATACTGGGAAACGGTGATTTTACGAATAAAGATATACCTGAAATGCATGCAAAAACTATTGATTTTCTAATTAAAAAAGGGACATGTTTATGTGGAACACCATTAGAGGTAGGAAGTAAAGAATACAATAACATACTTAGTTTATTACAATATTTACCTCCACAATCAATTGGAATAGCAGTAGGTCAATTTATAAAAGAAAGTCAGATGAGAGCTAAAACGTCAAGAGATTTATTTGAGTCTTATTCATCTACTCTAGCTGTTATAGAAGAACAAAATGATACTATTGCCGCATATGATAATGAAATATCTTTAATTGAAAAAAATTTAGTTGGAATCGAAAGTGTTGCTCCTTATCAGAGTGAATTACAGATTTGTGAAAAGGTAATTCGTGATAGAACTAGAGAAAAAGATGAATTAATAGAACAAAGAGGTTCGATTACAACTAAAAAAGAGCGTGCTAACACAGAAAGACAAGCATTAACTTTAAGAGATGAAACAAATAAGAAAATTGAAATATATAAGGCCTATGCTCAATATATGTATGATGAGATAAAGAAAGTTTATAAAGAAAATGAAAACTTTACAAGGAAAAAGTTGGAAGATACAATAAATAATATTTTTAAAGATATCTATCAGGGAGGATTATCATTAACTATAGATGAAAATTACAATATAGCTGTTCTTGTAGATGATTATGAACAATTTTCAAATGTAGAGACTTCTACGGCACAAAGTATAGCAGTAATATTTGCTTTTATTTCCGGTATTATAAAGATGGCACGAGAAAGTAATACAAGTAACGATGAAAGAGTAAAGATGTTAGCTTCAGAACCTTATCCATTAGTTATGGATGCACCGTTATCAGCATTTGATAAACGTAGAATTGAATCAGTATGTAAAGCATTACCTAATATTGCAGAACAAGTTATAATTTTTATAAAAGATACAGATGGAGATTTAGCAAAAGAACACATGGGTGAAAAAATTGGAAAGCAATATAGATTTGATAAACTCAATGAGTTTGAAACTGTACTGAACTAGGAGGTTGAAGTATGTTTGATAAAGAATACTCATTTAAAGGTAGTCATGCAAAGAAAGTAAATCGTTTGACCGGACAGTTTGATGAGCATAGCAAATCAAAAATTTTTAGTAGAAATATAGATGTATATATAGTTGCTCCTCTCATTGGTTTTCTTTATGGTAGAAAAAGTCCTTTGAATAATGAAGATAAAGAATCAGCAAAAATAATGGGAGATATGATAATAAAATCGGCAGAAGATTTAAAATATAATCTTAGACTGATTTTATTATTAGATGAAAAATATGAACCTGACGAGAAAGAAAGAATTAATAGGGCTTTTAAATTTTTGGGTTCTGAAAAAACAGTGAAACAGGATTTGGAATTATTTGAAAGTTATGTAAGAGGTGGTGTAGATGTTCTTTATGAAAAAATTATGGAGCCAAGTAATGAATATATGAATAATTTATATGACTTCTTAGAAGAATTTGATGATAGATTTAATCAAACAATCTCAGATGACAGTATAGTAGATCTATGTAAGTTAGCGAGAAGTTAGGTGAAAACGTGATTTCAGATAATAAAAGAAGTATCATATTAAAAAATTTACAAACTTTAGCAAAAAATAAAGGGTATTTGACATTTGATAATATTCTTGATATAAGTGAAAAATTTGATATTAAAATAGATGATGTTGATAGGATCTCTGAGAGTGTTTTAGATTCAGGAATAATAATAAAAGATACTGATGATGAAAAAGAAGATAAAAGTAATATAGATAGAAGTAGAATTGATTATAATGAGATATATGATAAGGTTTTAGAATTAGATTCTACACTCAAATCATATATAAAATTTATTAAAAAAGTGCCATCTCCTGCTGTAAGAGAACTTCAGCATTTAATATATCAAGCGAAAGATGGAAATAAGTATGCTGTAAGTAGAATAGTATATATGTATTCTAAGATGGTAATTAAAATAGCATTGTCATTCTCAGAAAAGCTACATTTGCCCATAGCAGATACCATTCAAGATGGGATAGTAGGTTTAATTTATGCCATTGATAAGTATGATCCTAGTAGTGAAGGTGGATTTGCTACATATGCACCTTGGTGGATTCGTCAGTATATTCAGCGAGAAGCAAAAATAATTAATTCTTTGATATATTATCCAGTATATATGAAGGAAAAAATCTTTTCTATATATGACATAGTATTAGAGCATATATGTGATAAATGTTTAGAAAATGGGTATTGTCCTCGTTTATTATCACAAATACAGGGAAAATTAGAATGTGATTTAGAACAAGTAGTATGGTTTTTAAATCAATTACAAGAATATTATAGTATTGAGTCTCTTATTGGTGATAATAATGAAGTTTTTAACGATAACAATTTGTTTGAGGATATTATGATTGAAAATATAAATAGGGATATTTTGAAAGATAGAATATCATGTACATTATTACAATTTAAAGAGAGAGAACGTAAAGTTATAGAAAAAAGATTTGGATTTAAAAATGATATAGAAATGACCCTAGAAGAAGTAGGTAAGGAGTTTGGTGTAACAAGAGAAAGAATTAGACAGATAGAGTATAAGGTTCTTAAAAGATTAAAGCATCTTAGTAGAAGAAAAAGACTAAAGTAGAGGTTGAACTTTTACGTAAGCAAAAGTTTGCTTTATACAAAATTGTAATTAATTTTAGAACTTTTTTTAGTTGCTTAAATACAATGGTATCTGTACATAATGAATTCCAAACTGATATGGGAGTTGAGGACAGTTCACTGTGGTAAGAAAGTTGTAGTAGAAAAGAATTAATGGTATTCTCCAATAGAAAAAAGGATATACAAACCTATGGAATAAATTATACAATAGGAATAAATTATACAATAAAAAAACAAGTCATTCGATTATTAGAAGAAAAATTTTAATGCAATTTTTGAAGTGATGAAGAGATGAGGATATAAAATAATATATCGAGATAATATTAATGTTTTAGGGATAGAGGAACTAAAAAGCATGATGGATATTGCAAAACATATATGAATTGTTATTAAGATTTATTGTTTATACTTTTGATAAACTCAGTTAATTTTTCTAATTGGTCTGGGTTTAATTTTTTTGCATGGCTAGTTAACTTTAACAAAGATGAATTCGTTTTATTTTGAATATCAAAAAAATCTTTTAGAGAAATATTTAGTGCAGTGCAAATTTTTTCAATAATTTCAATGTCTGCTTTTCTTTGATTATTTTCTAATTTGCTCAATACAGGTTGAGAGATTCCTGCTTTTTTTGTTAATTCCTTACTAGAAATATTAAATTCTTTTCTTAATTCTTTAATACGCTTACCAACATCCATAAAAGTCTCCTTAATATATTGAAAAATTTACTAATTTAAATATAAAATGAAATCTTTATAAATTCAAGGATTTTACCTAATAAAATAAAAATATACATTATATATTCTAAAAGGGAATATATTACATTGATAAATATTCTTGAATAGAATAAAATAAAAGTAGATAATATTCTATATTAGAATAATTTGAGAAAGGAATTATCACAATGAGACATATTGTAAACTTATCAGGAGGAAAAGATAGCACAGCTTTAGCAGTATATTTAACAAAAAAATATCCAAATGTTAAATATGAGTATGTGTTTTGTGATACAGGATGTGAACTACCAGAAACTTATGAGTACCTAAATAAAATAGAAAAAGTATTAGGGATTTATATTGTAAGATTGAATAGTGATAAACCTTTTGAATTTTATTTAGAAAAAATGAATGGATATTTACCAAGTGTATTTGCTAGATGGTGTACAAGAGAAATGAAGATAAAGCCTTGGGAAAGATATGTAGGAGATGATAATGTATATTCATATATAGCCATTAGAGCTGATGAGGATAGAAAAGGGTATATTTCAAGCAAGAAAAACGTTCATACAGTATATCCATTTATTGAAGATGGTATTTGTATTGGAGATGTAGAAAAAATTTTATTAGAAAGTGAGATCGGATATCCTACGTATTATGAGTGGCGTTCAAGAAGTGGTTGTTATTTTTGTATGTTTCAAAGAAGAATTGAGTGGGTGAATTTATATAAATATCATCCTGAGTTATTTAAGAAAGCATTAGTTTTTGAAAAAGATAATTTTACATGGATTAAAGGAATGTCATTATTAGATTTATTATATAGAGGGAAAGAAATAGAGGAAAGATATTATAAGAAACACTCTAAAAAAGATGCGAAAAAAGAGATAGAGGATGAAGATGATTATAATGATAAGTGTTGTTTGATATGTAGTTTGTAGAAGAAATATTAGAAATTTTGTAAAGAAGGTGAGTATTAATGATCAATGAAAGTATTTAAAGATATTTTTGTAAAAGAAGAAGATATGCGATATATTGGAGAAGTTATTGGGATTTATGAAGAGATATATGAGTAGGTGAAATAGTAAAATGACTAAAAACTACTACAATCAAAACGCAAAAATATTCATTGAAAATACCCTAAAAGCAGACATGACAAAAATCTATCAAAGATTTGAAAAGTATTTGAAAAAAGGTGATCGCATTTTAGATCTAGGCTGTGGTTCAGGGCGATGTGGTTCAGGGCGAGATAGCTTATACTTTATGAATAAGGGGTATGATGTTTTAGCTGTTGATTATGCAGAAGAACTTGTAAAGTCGGCTAGTAAGCTTTTAAACAAAGAAGTAATTATTCTTGATATGAGAGAGATGGATTTTTATGAGGAGTTTGATGCCATTTGGGCCTGTGCTTCTATTCTTCATATAAATAGAGAGGATATTAATAATGTTATTAGAAACTGTGAGATGGCATTAAAGAATGGTGGGATTTTTTATTTATCTTTTAAATATGGTGATAAGGAAGAATGGAGAAACGAAAGATTTTTCAATTATTACAATGAAACAAGCTTTAAACGTTTGATTGATCAATTTTCTTATCTTAATATTATAGAAACATGGAAAACTAAAGATGTACGAAAAGGAAGAGAAGATGAGTTTTGGTTAAATGTGATTATTAAAAAAATGAAGGAATGACTCAAGTGTATATACTTGAGTTATTTTTTTAGCGAAAATCACCTAAAATTTTTAATTAACAAAAGACTCAGACGATAATATTTGGTATACTATAACCTATATAATAATATTGAAAGTTTGAGGTGAAGGATAAATGGTTATGAAATACAAAAGTACAAGAGGAAATGATGAATATATAACATCAGCAGAAGCAATTTTGCAAGGATTATCTAAAGATAGAGGTTTATTTGTACCTGTAGAGTTTCCAGTGATAGATATTGATTTTAGTGAAATGGTTTCTATGGATTATAAAGATGTAGCCTTTTATATTTTGAAAAAATTTTTAGATGATTTTAGTGATGAAGAGCTAAAAGATGCTATTGAAAAGGCTTATGATGATAAGTTTGAAGCAAAGGAAATTGCACCTTTAGTAGAAAGAGAGGGAGTATATTTTTTAGAGCTTTATCATGGAAAGACCCTTGCTTTTAAGGACATGGCACTATCTATACTTCCTCATTTATTAACAAAAGCTGCAAAAAAATTAGGAGAAGATAAAAAAATAGTTATTTTGGCAGCAACTTCAGGGGATACAGGAAAAGCTGCTCTAGAAGGTTTTGCAAATGTTAAGGATACTGAAGTTATTGTATTTTATCCAGCAAATGGGGTTAGTGAAATCCAAAGAAGACAAATGATTACCCAAGATGGAAATAATACCCATGTTGTAGCAATTAAGGGGAATTTTGATGATGCCCAAAGGGGTGTAAAGGAAATTTTTAATGATGATAAATTTGCAAAAAGAATGGCTGATTCTGATTATGTCTTTTCATCTGCTAATTCTATTAATATAGGGAGATTAGTTCCTCAGGTTGTGTATTATGTTTATACTTATATTGAATTGTTAAAAAGAGGAGAAATAAAGGCAGGAGAAAGAATAAATTTTGTTGTGCCTACAGGGAATTTTGGAAATATTTTAGCAGGATATTATGCTAAAAGAATGGGACTGCCTATTAACAAATTAATATGTGCATCAAATGAAAATAATGTGCTTTCTGATTTTTTAAATACAGGGATATATGATATAAATAGAGATTTTATTCTAACAAAGTCTCCATCTATGGATATTTTGATTTCAAGCAATTTAGAAAGATTGTTGTATGAAATTAGTGATCAAGATGAAGAATTGATTCGTACAATGATGAGCCAATTAGAAAATGAAGAAAAGAAATATAATATCAAAGAAAGTATGAAGAAAAATCTATCTGATTTTTATGGAGGCTTTGCTAATGATGATGAAACCTTAATAACTATAAAGAAGGTATATGATGCTTCAAATTATGTGATAGATACACATACGGCAGTTGCTTATAAAGTGTATGAACAGTATAAGGAAGAGACAAATGATGAAAGCAAAACTGTTATTGTATCTACTGCGAGTCCTTATAAGTTTACAAAGAGTGTATTAGATGGATTAATGGATAAAAATTACGAAGAAAATGAATTTGAAATGATAAAGCTTTTATCAAAGCTAACAGGATTACACATTCCAGAACCAATAAAGGATCTAGATAAAAAGCCTATCCTACATCATATAGAATGTGAAAAACAGGAAATGAAAGCTGTTGTGGCAGATATTTTAAATATTTAAAACTATATCTTTGTATAATTAAGCCTATAAAAGATACATATTATAATAGAGGTTAAATAGATGATATGTATCTTTTAAAAGGTGGATGTGAATGGAGAAAGGGATTATAATTTTAGTTTTACAATTGGTTTATGTACCTGTATTGACTTTAAGAACAATTTTTATGGTTCGAAATAAATGTAAAATTTCTGCAGTTTTTGGATTTTTAGAGTCAGCTATATATATTTTTGGATTAGCATTGGTTTTAAAAGGAGAAAAAAATATTTATAGCATGGTAATATATGCTCTTGGGTTTGGTTTAGGGATTTGTTTAGGTGGCTTTATTGAAAATAAAATAGGGATAGGAAATGTTGCTATTACTGTAAATATGAAAAATAAAAATGAATCTCTTATTACCCAGTTAAGAGAAATGGGTTTTCATATAACAATATTTGAAGGCATGGGGGTAGATGGTAAGAGGTATCAATTTGACATTTTAACAAGTAGACATAAAGAAGAAGAATTATTAGAGTTAATAAAAGCCTATGAACCTAATGCTTTTATAATTTCATTCGAACCAAGAAAATACAAAGAGAGGACAAGTTTAAGGTTGAAATAAAAAATATATTGACAACATTTAAAATACTTGCTATAATTATAAAAATTCAAAAAATAAAAGTGTTGAAAGAGACGAAGCTTTTGTAAAAGTATTTTCAGAGAGTCGGGATGGTGGAATCCGATAATACTAAAAAGTGGAGATCACTCTGGAGCTGTGCAAATGAAAATAAGTAGTTTGCAACGATTGACCCCGTTAGATGGTCTAGGTTTGTTGGAACTGAAATAAGCGGCACATTTGTGCAATTAAGGTGGTACCGCGGGTTAATTCTCGTCCTTGAAGTATATCTTCAAGGACGTTTTTGTTGTATAAAGAAAACCACTAGCTAAGCTAGTGAGTTCTGAAAAGCTTTAGCGATGAGCAGAAAAATAAAACCTCCTTTTGATAAAATAGAATAGGTTTCGCCAGCCAATTCTAAAATCAAAGGAGGTATCCTATATGGATAGTACTAGTTTATCACATACAAAATGGAATTGTAAGTATCATATAGTTTTTTCACCTAAGTTTAGAAGAAAAGAGATTTATGGAAAAAAGAAAGCAGAAATAGGAAAGATATTAAGACAGTTATGTGATTGGAAAGGAGTTCAAATAATTGAAGCAAATGCATGTGTTGATCATATACATATGTTAGTTTCAATTCCACCAAAAATGAGTGTGTCAGGTTTTGTAGGTTATTTAAAGGGAAAAAGTAGTTTAATGATATTTGAAAAGTTTGCAAACTTAAAATATAGATATGGGAATAGACATTTCTGGTGTAGAGGATATTATGTAGATACAGTAGGAAGAAATAAAAAGGCAATAGAAGAATATATAAAAAGCCAGCAAAATGAGGATATGGCAACAGATCAAATAAGTATGAAAGAGTATATAGACCCTTTTAAGGGTAGCAAGTAGAGAATTTTATGCGGCTGGCGAAATTTATGCGTGCCTTAAGGCACAACGCTGGAAAGTTGCCCTTATAGGGCTTAGGAAAAACCACCAGCTAAGCTGGTGGATATTTATATTTCAATAAATGATAGAAAGGAGGATAAAGATGGAAAATAAAGAGAAGAAAATGGAGGAGTATCTAGTTGAAGATACAGAGCAGCAAGAAATGCCACAAGCATATCAAGGTAATGTAAACTACTTTGGAAGTGGAAGATTTTCAGATGAATATAGATTTTAGGAGGCTTTCATGGAAGAAATAGACATTATCATCAAAGTATAAAAGAATCTATTGTATAAAAAGCAATAGATTCTTTTTTGTAAGCATAATTCCAATATAGATAGCTGATTTGTATTGACGAAGCGGATAAGAATGGTATAATATTATATAATAGATTTAACATATCAAAAACAATTGCTCCTAATTCTTTAGAAGAAATTGTACGAGATTGTTAAAATCTAGAGAATTAGGAGGTGAAAGGTATGGCAGACAAAACATTAGTATGCAAAGATTGCGGAAAAGAGTTTTTATTCACAGAAGGTGAACAAGAATTCTTTAAAGAAAAAGGATTTGAAAGTGAACCAAAAAGATGTGTTGAATGCAGAAGAGCAAGAAGACAACAAAATAGCCAAAATAGATAAATGGATATTTAAGCTGCTACCGTAATGGTTAGTAGCTTTTTTATTTTGGATGATGATAATTTTAAAAAAAATACTATTGATTTTTATGAAAAAGTATGGTACATTATTTTTCGTCCCTTGAGAGAGGGAAAAACAACTAGAAAAAAATCTAGTTGACTTACTTTGAAAGACGTGGTAGAATATTTCTTGTCGTCGCTGACAGAGAGCACAAACAAAAAATAAAAAAAGTGCTTGACGGATTCGACAAAAAATGATAAGATAAAAAAGTCGCTGAAAGGCGATAAGATGTTTGATCTTTGAAAACTACACAGTGTAAGAAATTAAGCCAGCATAAAAGCGCGCAAGCGCAAAACGCCAATTTTTATTTGAGAGTTTGATCCTGGCTCAGGATGAACGCTGGCGGCGTGCCTAACACATGCAAGTCGAGCGAAGCGAATACAACAGATTCTTCGGATGAAGTTGTATAAGCTTAGCGGCGGACGGGTGAGTAACGCGTAGGCAACCTGCCCTATACAGAGGGATAGCCTCGGGAAACCGGGATTAATACCTCATAAAACTCTAGTGTCGCATGATACATGAGTCAAAGATTTATCGGTATAGGATGGGCCTGCGTCTGATTAGCTAGTTGGTGAGGTAAAGGCTCACCAAGGCGACGATCAGTAGCCGACCTGAGAGGGTGATCGGCCACACTGGAACTGAGACACGGTCCAGACTCCTACGGGAGGCAGCAGTGGGGAATATTGCACAATGGGCGAAAGCCTGATGCAGCAACGCCGCGTGAGCGATGAAGGCCTTCGGGTCGTAAAGCTCTGTCCTAAGGGAAGAAAACTGACGGTACCTTAGGAGGAAGCCCCGGCTAACTACGTGCCAGCAGCCGCGGTAATACGTAGGGGGCGAGCGTTATCCGGAATCACTGGGCGTAAAGGGGTGCGTAGGCGGCCGATAAAGTCTGGGGTGAAAGGCTACGGCTCAACCGTAGTAAGCCTTGGAAACTTATTGGCTTGAGTGCAGGAGAGGAGAGTGGAATTCCTAGTGTAGCGGTGAAATGCGTAGATATTAGGAGGAACACCAGTGGCGAAGGCGACTCTCTGGACTGTAACTGACGCTGAGGCACGAAAGCGTGGGGAGCGAACAGGATTAGATACCCTGGTAGTCCACGCCGTAAACGATGAGTGCTAGGTGTCGGGGGGTACCACCCTCGGTGCCGCAGCTAACGCATTAAGCACTCCGCCTGGGGAGTACGGTCGCA includes:
- a CDS encoding DUF5698 domain-containing protein; this translates as MEKGIIILVLQLVYVPVLTLRTIFMVRNKCKISAVFGFLESAIYIFGLALVLKGEKNIYSMVIYALGFGLGICLGGFIENKIGIGNVAITVNMKNKNESLITQLREMGFHITIFEGMGVDGKRYQFDILTSRHKEEELLELIKAYEPNAFIISFEPRKYKERTSLRLK
- the tnpA gene encoding IS200/IS605 family transposase produces the protein MDSTSLSHTKWNCKYHIVFSPKFRRKEIYGKKKAEIGKILRQLCDWKGVQIIEANACVDHIHMLVSIPPKMSVSGFVGYLKGKSSLMIFEKFANLKYRYGNRHFWCRGYYVDTVGRNKKAIEEYIKSQQNEDMATDQISMKEYIDPFKGSK
- a CDS encoding zinc-ribbon domain-containing protein, with translation MADKTLVCKDCGKEFLFTEGEQEFFKEKGFESEPKRCVECRRARRQQNSQNR